A single bacterium DNA region contains:
- a CDS encoding sigma-70 family RNA polymerase sigma factor, producing the protein MNDRNSGEVRDKDEAVLENALLQYLNYISSINLLTKDEEYRYLNIYHSPDSTEEEKLAAREALINANLRLVVSIAKRYRMLNVPMTDLIGEGNLGLIRAIEKFDTSTGFKFSTYATWWIKQRILRYITKNQSQIRVPEHVLDIMRKLNRATYDFRAKYQREPTTAELSAASGFSPEDIEKYTNLVPYVQSLDSGFEYSDGGQGDDQRDLKERVSSGEDLFSDAMTALEVKALLDRLEPKERHVVMRRYGLEPSGEKSHGPVFTLEQIGGELHMSRERIRQIEAKAIRKLKQYARQIKRY; encoded by the coding sequence TTGAACGACAGAAATTCCGGCGAAGTGCGGGACAAGGACGAAGCCGTCCTTGAGAACGCTCTGCTTCAGTACCTGAATTACATCAGCTCGATCAACCTCCTCACAAAAGACGAGGAATACCGTTATCTGAACATCTATCACAGTCCGGACAGCACCGAAGAGGAAAAGCTGGCCGCGCGCGAAGCGCTGATAAACGCGAACTTGAGGCTGGTCGTAAGCATCGCCAAGCGCTACCGGATGCTCAACGTGCCGATGACGGATTTGATAGGCGAAGGCAATCTGGGGCTTATCCGCGCCATCGAAAAATTCGACACTAGCACCGGCTTCAAGTTTTCCACCTATGCCACTTGGTGGATCAAGCAGCGCATACTGCGTTACATAACAAAGAATCAAAGCCAAATACGCGTACCGGAACATGTGCTGGACATAATGCGCAAGCTGAACCGTGCGACGTACGACTTTCGCGCAAAGTATCAGAGGGAACCTACCACCGCCGAGCTTTCCGCTGCGTCCGGTTTTTCGCCCGAAGACATAGAGAAATACACGAACCTCGTTCCGTACGTTCAAAGTCTCGACTCCGGATTCGAGTACAGCGACGGCGGCCAGGGCGACGACCAGCGCGACCTTAAGGAGCGCGTCTCTTCCGGAGAAGACCTGTTCTCGGATGCGATGACCGCGCTTGAAGTGAAGGCGCTGCTCGACCGGCTTGAGCCGAAGGAGCGCCACGTCGTGATGCGCCGGTACGGACTGGAGCCGAGCGGCGAAAAGAGCCACGGGCCGGTTTTCACGCTGGAGCAGATCGGCGGGGAGCTGCATATGAGCAGGGAGCGCATCCGCCAGATCGAAGCCAAAGCGATACGCAAACTCAAGCAATACGCGAGGCAGATAAAGCGGTATTGA
- a CDS encoding COX15/CtaA family protein: MTSTAARRHFVDVIAIGFGATAAMWAAGYLCRLPAVMAPAWLLFAIFVVCIFAGGYAAGACAGRGIWGGAACGAVTALFNLLIIGSLISDADTSGLAPSALIWIPGSILAGAAIAAIGATAASRKARTAAQRDARSWTGAFAKALAGATFLLITMGGAVTSADAGLAVPDWPSSFAYNMFLFPLSRMTGGIYFEHAHRLAGMLVGLGSIVLFALVLIYERRVWIKWLSLATFLLISAQGLLGGLRVIEGMEPGAAAKSAAERADVWMALGHGILGQLIFGLVVALAVFLSDAWLNQGLKTAARSARADRAITGWLIPLVILQIAFGAVLRHVAGGLHIHITVAVIVAVVAVMAGVRAWGIYKDSPILQKSGLALAHTLGLQLLLGIAALIFTADIPGSAFIDGGRIIVPTIHQAVGALLLALSVNLALWTRRLLADPS; encoded by the coding sequence GTGACTTCAACCGCCGCGAGGCGACATTTCGTGGACGTGATCGCGATCGGCTTCGGCGCGACCGCGGCAATGTGGGCGGCCGGATATCTCTGCAGGCTGCCGGCCGTGATGGCGCCTGCGTGGTTGCTTTTCGCGATTTTCGTTGTATGCATCTTCGCGGGCGGCTATGCCGCGGGCGCGTGCGCGGGGCGCGGGATTTGGGGAGGCGCGGCATGCGGCGCGGTGACAGCTCTCTTCAACCTGCTCATAATCGGCAGCCTGATTTCCGATGCCGATACGTCCGGTCTCGCGCCCTCCGCGCTAATCTGGATTCCCGGCTCGATCTTGGCGGGGGCGGCAATCGCGGCCATCGGTGCGACGGCCGCATCCCGCAAGGCGCGCACGGCGGCGCAACGCGACGCGCGAAGCTGGACCGGCGCGTTCGCGAAAGCTCTTGCGGGAGCGACGTTTTTGCTGATCACGATGGGCGGCGCGGTCACCTCCGCGGACGCGGGTCTGGCCGTCCCCGACTGGCCCAGTTCGTTCGCGTACAACATGTTCCTCTTCCCGCTGTCGCGAATGACAGGCGGGATTTATTTCGAGCATGCGCACCGGCTTGCAGGCATGCTTGTGGGGCTCGGCTCGATTGTGCTTTTCGCTTTAGTTTTGATTTACGAGCGGCGCGTCTGGATTAAATGGCTTTCGCTCGCGACGTTTCTGCTCATTTCGGCGCAAGGTTTGTTGGGCGGGCTGCGCGTAATCGAAGGTATGGAACCCGGAGCGGCGGCCAAGTCCGCCGCGGAGCGCGCCGACGTCTGGATGGCGCTGGGACATGGAATCCTGGGCCAGCTTATCTTTGGACTTGTCGTGGCGCTTGCGGTTTTCCTTTCGGATGCGTGGCTGAACCAAGGCCTGAAAACAGCGGCGCGTTCCGCGCGCGCGGATCGCGCGATCACCGGCTGGCTCATTCCGCTGGTAATTCTTCAAATCGCGTTCGGCGCCGTATTACGCCATGTCGCGGGCGGTCTGCACATTCATATCACTGTTGCCGTGATCGTCGCCGTCGTCGCGGTCATGGCAGGCGTCCGCGCATGGGGGATATACAAGGATTCGCCGATCCTGCAAAAATCCGGCCTGGCGCTTGCGCACACGCTCGGATTGCAGCTTCTGCTTGGAATCGCGGCGCTGATTTTCACCGCGGACATCCCCGGCAGCGCGTTCATCGACGGCGGCAGAATTATCGTGCCGACAATCCACCAGGCGGTCGGCGCGCTCCTTTTGGCGCTTTCGGTGAACCTCGCGCTTTGGACGCGCAGGCTTCTTGCCGATCCGTCATAA
- a CDS encoding response regulator, with product MAKKQILVVDDEEDILELVRYNLVKEGYAVQCLKSAESALSYARANHPDLILLDIMLPGMNGLDACRALKSDPSTAKIPVIMLSAKGEEADIVAGLELGAEDYITKPFSPRVLVARLRAAFRRRLMEAEGADKVIKIHGLVIHPGRREVAAGDRKFDLTFSEFGILHFLASRPGWVFTRYQITDAVRGDEYAVTDRSVDVHIAGLRKKLGEYGNLIETVRGVGYRFKE from the coding sequence ATGGCCAAAAAACAAATCCTTGTCGTGGACGACGAGGAAGACATTCTCGAGCTGGTGCGATACAATCTCGTCAAAGAGGGATACGCGGTGCAATGCCTAAAATCCGCGGAAAGCGCGCTGTCATACGCGCGCGCCAATCATCCCGACCTGATTTTGCTCGACATAATGCTGCCCGGAATGAACGGCCTGGACGCATGCCGGGCGCTGAAAAGCGATCCCTCAACAGCGAAAATACCGGTGATAATGCTCTCCGCCAAGGGCGAGGAGGCCGACATCGTGGCCGGACTTGAACTCGGCGCGGAGGATTACATCACGAAACCGTTTTCGCCGCGCGTGCTTGTCGCGCGGCTGCGCGCGGCGTTCAGGCGGCGCCTGATGGAGGCCGAAGGAGCGGACAAAGTGATTAAAATCCACGGATTGGTCATTCATCCGGGCCGCCGCGAGGTCGCCGCCGGCGACCGGAAATTCGACCTCACCTTCAGCGAGTTCGGCATCCTGCACTTCCTCGCCTCCCGTCCCGGCTGGGTGTTCACGCGCTACCAGATAACCGACGCTGTGCGCGGCGACGAGTACGCGGTCACCGACCGCTCGGTTGACGTGCACATCGCAGGATTGCGAAAGAAACTCGGCGAATACGGAAACCTCATCGAAACCGTGCGCGGCGTAGGATACCGCTTCAAGGAATGA
- a CDS encoding PAS domain-containing protein, whose translation MTVRKKKRLLRHLVTFYFVVIAASVAALSLSYSGTYRKAYLSSLSSFLEERARFVEAEIEGEGGFWDEPSHVDALCKRLGELTVSRITVIDKNGKVMGDSDADPETMDNHSLRPEVSAALAGGTGSSERFSRTIAEEMLYVAIPHEERGEVRAVVRVGMPVTAITRTLGALNRNLLAAGAIVALLAAAAGLVFSRRTAAIIQEMRDGAARIAEGDLTHRVAVPDVLELASLADAVNSLAEELGARLAKVSEQKAELEAVMSGMSEGVIAVDGSEKIIRINAAAAGLAGIDPASAAGKSVPEAIRITAIQKFISRALGARTAIEEEFTLYDGRERHFSAHGSPLHLAGGAHSGAVVVLTEITRLKEMEKVRKDFVANVSHELGTPITAIKGFIETLREGAIEDPEAASRFLKIMERQAERLHLISDDLLKLARIEQQADEGRIALSKIKIRDILEDAKDSCAALSSEKGIPIVIKSDEEIEIEANAPMLVQAVVNLIDNALKYSGASEPIVVSATRIRDWIELSVADKGSGISKEHLPRLFERFYRVDRARSRESGGTGLGLAIVKHVALAHDGIAEVESELGKGSKFTIKLPASRTKN comes from the coding sequence ATGACCGTGCGAAAAAAGAAGCGCCTTCTGCGGCATCTTGTCACCTTTTATTTTGTCGTGATCGCCGCGTCGGTCGCCGCGCTGTCGCTGTCCTACTCCGGAACTTACCGCAAGGCCTATCTAAGCAGCCTTTCGTCTTTCCTGGAGGAGCGGGCGCGGTTCGTCGAGGCCGAAATAGAGGGCGAGGGCGGCTTCTGGGACGAGCCGTCGCACGTAGACGCTTTGTGCAAGCGGCTGGGCGAGCTTACGGTTTCGCGGATAACGGTGATTGACAAGAACGGAAAGGTGATGGGCGATTCCGACGCGGATCCCGAAACGATGGACAATCACTCGCTTCGGCCGGAGGTGTCGGCCGCGCTTGCTGGCGGCACAGGTAGCTCGGAACGGTTTTCGCGAACCATCGCCGAGGAAATGCTGTACGTCGCGATTCCGCACGAAGAACGCGGCGAAGTGCGGGCGGTCGTGCGCGTCGGGATGCCCGTGACCGCGATTACCCGGACTCTTGGCGCTTTGAACCGCAACTTGCTTGCAGCCGGCGCGATTGTGGCGCTGCTTGCCGCTGCGGCAGGGCTTGTATTCTCGCGCCGCACGGCCGCAATCATTCAGGAAATGCGGGACGGCGCGGCGCGAATCGCGGAAGGCGACCTTACGCACCGCGTCGCCGTGCCGGACGTGCTGGAACTCGCATCCCTGGCGGACGCGGTCAACAGTTTGGCGGAAGAGCTTGGCGCGAGGCTTGCAAAGGTTTCGGAGCAAAAAGCGGAGCTCGAAGCGGTGATGTCGGGGATGAGCGAAGGGGTAATCGCGGTGGACGGGTCGGAAAAGATCATCCGCATAAACGCGGCCGCTGCCGGACTTGCCGGAATCGATCCTGCATCCGCAGCCGGAAAATCCGTCCCGGAAGCGATCAGAATAACCGCGATCCAGAAATTCATTTCGCGCGCGCTGGGCGCGCGAACCGCGATCGAGGAAGAGTTTACGCTGTACGATGGGCGGGAAAGGCATTTCAGCGCGCACGGCTCGCCGCTTCACTTAGCGGGCGGCGCGCATTCCGGAGCAGTGGTTGTGCTCACCGAAATCACGCGGCTTAAAGAGATGGAGAAAGTTCGCAAGGATTTCGTCGCGAACGTTTCGCATGAGCTCGGGACGCCAATAACGGCGATAAAAGGATTCATCGAGACGCTGCGGGAAGGCGCGATCGAAGATCCCGAGGCCGCGTCGCGATTCCTGAAAATAATGGAAAGGCAGGCGGAGAGACTGCATTTGATATCCGACGACCTGCTGAAGCTCGCACGCATCGAGCAGCAGGCCGACGAAGGGCGGATTGCACTTTCCAAAATTAAGATTCGCGATATTCTGGAAGACGCCAAAGATTCCTGTGCCGCGCTGTCGTCGGAAAAGGGCATACCCATTGTCATCAAGTCCGACGAAGAAATCGAAATCGAAGCGAACGCGCCGATGCTTGTTCAGGCGGTTGTGAACTTGATCGACAACGCGCTCAAATACTCGGGCGCGTCCGAGCCTATCGTCGTATCCGCAACACGCATCCGCGATTGGATCGAGTTGTCGGTTGCCGATAAGGGCTCGGGAATATCGAAGGAACACCTGCCGAGGCTGTTCGAGCGATTTTACCGGGTAGACCGCGCCCGCAGCAGGGAATCGGGCGGAACCGGTCTGGGGCTGGCGATTGTCAAGCATGTCGCGCTTGCCCACGACGGAATTGCGGAGGTTGAAAGCGAGCTTGGAAAGGGAAGCAAATTCACGATAAAGCTGCCCGCAAGCCGAACGAAAAATTAA
- a CDS encoding PstS family phosphate ABC transporter substrate-binding protein: protein MKSGGSQPAATGSSETLDISGKVTADGSSTVYPITEAVAEEFRSKAPNVQVTVGISGTGGGFKRFCAGETDLQNASRPIKPEEDAKAKEAGVEYIELPVAYDGLSVIVNPKNDFVDHLTVDELKAIWGPGSTIKNWKEVRKGFPDSPLHLFGPGTDSGTFDYFTEVINGKAKESRPDYTASEDDNVLVQGVAGDVGALGYFGFAYYEENADKLKLVPVDGGSGPVTPSKETVMDGTYKPLSRPLFVYVNVASLDKPEVKEFVQFYLTNAKELVSDVGYIPLPDAIYAAAAQRLASRTTGTVYTQGEGGGKSLAELYGVAGQNKS, encoded by the coding sequence ATGAAATCCGGCGGCTCGCAACCGGCCGCTACGGGAAGTTCGGAGACGCTCGATATTTCGGGTAAGGTCACGGCCGACGGCTCAAGCACCGTATATCCCATAACCGAGGCGGTCGCCGAGGAGTTCCGCTCGAAGGCGCCAAATGTGCAGGTGACGGTCGGAATCAGCGGCACGGGCGGAGGATTCAAGAGATTCTGCGCGGGCGAAACCGACCTGCAGAACGCTTCCCGCCCGATCAAACCGGAGGAGGACGCCAAGGCCAAGGAAGCAGGCGTCGAGTATATCGAGCTGCCGGTCGCGTACGACGGATTGTCCGTCATCGTCAATCCCAAGAACGACTTCGTAGACCACCTGACCGTGGATGAGCTGAAAGCAATTTGGGGGCCGGGCAGCACAATCAAGAACTGGAAAGAAGTCCGCAAGGGATTCCCCGATTCGCCCCTGCATCTGTTCGGCCCCGGTACCGACAGCGGCACCTTCGACTATTTCACCGAAGTGATCAACGGCAAGGCCAAGGAAAGCCGCCCGGACTACACGGCGAGCGAGGACGACAACGTGCTTGTTCAGGGGGTCGCGGGCGACGTGGGCGCGCTTGGATATTTCGGATTCGCGTACTACGAGGAAAACGCGGACAAGCTGAAGCTGGTTCCGGTGGACGGCGGCTCCGGGCCGGTCACACCTTCAAAGGAAACCGTGATGGACGGCACTTACAAGCCGTTATCCAGGCCGTTGTTCGTTTACGTAAACGTCGCGAGCCTGGACAAGCCGGAAGTCAAGGAGTTTGTCCAATTCTACCTGACGAACGCGAAGGAGCTGGTTTCGGACGTGGGATACATCCCGCTGCCCGACGCGATTTACGCGGCGGCCGCGCAGCGGCTTGCTTCCAGAACAACCGGCACCGTATACACGCAAGGCGAAGGCGGAGGCAAGTCACTCGCCGAGCTTTACGGAGTGGCGGGCCAAAACAAATCGTAG
- the pstC gene encoding phosphate ABC transporter permease subunit PstC, whose amino-acid sequence MKLDKSVAASLSKRGHARLKEWLIQAVLFLCALLSVATTAGIILVMADETFQFFREVRIAEFLFGTEWHPLFAPAKFGVLPLVNGTLLVGVGAGIFAMPIGLFTAIYLSEYATSKIRSWLKPVLEILAGVPTVVYGYFALTWVTPALQKIIPSTEVFNAASAAIVVGIMILPTVASLCDDAFHAVPRSLREAGYGLGATKFEVSLGIVLPAGLSGVLASFVLAFSRAIGETMAVVMAAGATPKMTLNPFESIQTMTAYIVQISLGDTPAGTIEYKTLFAVGMLLFLMTLAMNLVANWIFRRFREVYD is encoded by the coding sequence ATGAAATTGGACAAGTCCGTCGCGGCATCGCTTTCGAAACGGGGACATGCGAGACTAAAGGAATGGTTGATCCAGGCCGTCCTGTTCCTGTGCGCGCTTTTGTCCGTAGCGACAACCGCCGGAATAATCCTCGTGATGGCGGACGAGACATTCCAATTTTTCCGCGAAGTGCGGATTGCCGAGTTCCTGTTCGGCACAGAGTGGCATCCGCTGTTCGCCCCCGCCAAGTTCGGCGTGCTGCCACTGGTCAACGGCACATTGCTTGTCGGCGTCGGCGCGGGGATATTCGCGATGCCCATCGGGCTGTTCACCGCGATTTACCTGTCGGAATACGCGACATCAAAGATTAGAAGCTGGCTCAAGCCGGTGCTCGAAATCCTCGCGGGCGTACCGACCGTCGTGTACGGATACTTCGCGCTCACTTGGGTAACGCCCGCGCTGCAAAAAATAATCCCCTCGACCGAAGTTTTCAACGCGGCGAGCGCCGCGATCGTAGTCGGGATAATGATCCTGCCCACCGTCGCTTCGCTTTGCGACGACGCGTTCCACGCGGTGCCGCGTTCGCTTCGCGAGGCCGGTTACGGCCTGGGCGCGACCAAATTCGAAGTTTCTCTCGGAATAGTCCTTCCCGCGGGGCTTTCGGGCGTGCTCGCGAGCTTCGTCCTCGCGTTCTCGCGCGCGATTGGCGAGACGATGGCGGTCGTAATGGCCGCGGGCGCGACGCCGAAGATGACGCTCAATCCGTTCGAGTCCATCCAGACGATGACCGCGTACATCGTGCAAATCAGTCTGGGCGACACGCCCGCGGGCACCATCGAATACAAAACGCTGTTCGCGGTCGGAATGCTTTTGTTTCTGATGACGCTCGCCATGAACCTGGTCGCGAACTGGATATTCCGCAGGTTCCGGGAGGTGTACGACTAG
- the pstA gene encoding phosphate ABC transporter permease PstA encodes MLRDNIARRRMIGAILHGLFLACTLAGVIFLVILLWQATAPGWSHLNWDFLNNFPSRRPSQAGIKAALAGSLYMIAITILLSVPIGVAAAIYLEEYQKKGFVNTLIEINIANLAGVPSIIYGLLGLGLFVRWMALDRSVISGALTMTILVLPVIIIAAREALRAVPDSLRQAAFALGATRWQTVQHHVLPAALPGILTGVILSISRALGETAPLITIGALTYVAFVPTKLTDGFTVLPIQIFNWASRPQKEFLEVASAGIIVLLAVLLLLNSVAILIRHKFEGGKKW; translated from the coding sequence ATGCTGCGCGACAACATCGCCAGGCGGCGGATGATCGGCGCGATTTTGCACGGGCTGTTCCTGGCCTGTACGCTGGCGGGCGTGATTTTTCTCGTGATTTTGCTGTGGCAGGCGACCGCGCCGGGATGGAGCCACCTGAACTGGGATTTCCTGAACAACTTCCCTTCGCGCAGGCCGTCGCAGGCCGGAATCAAAGCCGCGCTCGCGGGCTCGCTTTACATGATCGCGATCACGATTTTGCTTTCGGTTCCCATCGGAGTCGCAGCCGCTATTTATCTCGAGGAATACCAGAAGAAGGGCTTCGTCAACACGCTGATAGAAATAAACATCGCAAATCTGGCGGGCGTGCCGTCCATTATATACGGACTGCTGGGGCTCGGACTTTTCGTTCGCTGGATGGCGCTCGACCGCAGCGTGATTTCCGGCGCGCTGACCATGACCATCCTCGTGCTTCCCGTGATCATCATCGCGGCGCGCGAGGCGCTGCGCGCGGTGCCGGATTCGCTGCGCCAGGCCGCGTTCGCGCTGGGCGCGACGCGATGGCAGACCGTGCAGCACCACGTGCTTCCCGCGGCGCTTCCCGGCATACTGACCGGCGTGATTCTTTCCATATCGCGCGCTCTGGGCGAAACCGCGCCGCTGATCACGATAGGCGCGCTGACTTACGTCGCGTTCGTTCCGACGAAGCTCACGGACGGGTTCACCGTCCTCCCGATACAAATATTCAACTGGGCGTCGCGCCCGCAGAAGGAATTCCTGGAGGTCGCGTCCGCGGGTATCATCGTCCTTCTTGCGGTGCTGCTGTTGCTCAACTCGGTGGCGATACTCATCCGCCACAAGTTCGAAGGCGGCAAAAAATGGTAA